The Geotrypetes seraphini chromosome 2, aGeoSer1.1, whole genome shotgun sequence genome contains the following window.
AATAAGTAATTTCACTTATTCATTGCAAAATCTTTCTTGTGTAGGGTTAATACGTGATGATTTACTATACGAAGATGATGATGTAATAGAGGCCATAAGAAGGCTTCCAAATAGAGTTTATGATGAAAGAATCTTCCGCATAAAGAGAGCTATTGATCTGACAGTTAAGCATCACATCCTTCCAAAAGAACAGTGGACTAAATATGAAGAGGTATGACATCAATTCGGAGCATGTGTGGACGTACCGAGACTGCATGTATACATGCATGAATAACTTCCAAGACTATCTTGTGTTGCAAGAATATTTTCAAAATCAGGCATTTCTTAGAGCCTGCTTCACAACAGCTTCGTTTCTGTTCTGTATCTTATTAGGAAAGATTTTGGTTAATCTGGCTTTTTATGTCCTTTAGCTTTTATTGCCTATCctaataaaacattttattgcAACATGAAGCATAATtgctattaattttaaaaatctctTTTAGAAATAGGTTTTTGAATGCTTTTTATGGTGTTATTTGACTTTTTAGTTCATGCTTTTCAGCTTACACTTTAATTACTTTGTTTTTCTAGTTATTTCATAGAATTTTTTAACTTTAGTATACAGTAATTCATTCTTAATATGTCATCCAGAAAGAAAATATTTTCCAAGGTTTCAACCCTTTTGTGATGCTCTAAAATAGAAGACTGGAGTTTTAATACAAGATAGAAACCAGGCTTGTACTGCAGATTTAATGCAGTCTTTATCTATACTTCTGTCACCCTTTCATTTGGTTTTATCTCTTTTCCTATCTTTAAAAGGAAATAACTAGGTAATGTATTCcttatttaaataaattacatagggttcattttactaaggcttgctagccgttttagcgcgcgctaaatgctaacgcgtccattatatcctgtggatgtgttagcgtttagcgagcgctaaaacggctagcgtgtcttagtaaaaggaccccataattatTTCCTTTGAAGGAGGCCTTCAAAATTGAAAGTTTTGCTTTGGAATTAAGCATTATATAATACCTAGTTCTTACCTTGCTACTTTTGGCACCTAAATTCAAAGAAGTTATTGATGCTTTGTGTATTAGAAATcttaattttatgtatttattttttttaggatGTGCGCTACCTTGAACCATATCTGAAAGAGGTTATTCGTGAAAGAAAAGAACGAGAAGAGTGGGCGAAGAAATAATGCTATTAACAGTTTTTGGTTTAATATTATAAAATCAAAAATCCTTGTGCTAAAAGAAAGGTCTACAGTTGAAATAATTTAATTTCATTTAttgatttatataccgcctactCTGTACCATACCAACAAAGTGGTATACAAGAAGATAAAGTacaattctatgttttgacagtCAGTTTGTATAGCCAACCTTTATAAGATGTCTATAGTAGTAAGAATGAAATgtaaaatatactttttattcTAAATTTACAGACTGTTTATTTTAGGGGTAGGGGCAAGAGCTGGTTGGGAGTGTAATGCTGTCTCTATTATTCTTGATGGTGTATTGTATAAATCTGCAGGTAATAAGCTATTACCTCAGCCACCACAAAGATTTTATCTCCAAAATatgttagagcagtgttcttcaacctttttacacctatggaccggtgggaaaaaaaaaaattattttgtggaccggcaaactactaggactgaaatttaaaaaccccgtttccgcgagctcagtcctcgcaaaccatctgatcccatccgcacaagcctcagttatgattgtatactgaatgtattttattattaaagtgtaaaaagaaacaatattctgtacaattgtcattttataaatacaaataatacagagcaaggatcaacaaaacccctgtcttccctccccttcacatatatcccctctactatcaagaaaactgaataagccaaattattacagaatgctacacagaaatatcatgctaacagaataccgcagtcacacatagcaggaatagggttaggggagtgcaactagggcaactgcccccctggtcagagagagccctaagccactgcctggactttgcaggaACAGCTATGGAGCAGTTGAAAAGCCAAGGTGAAGAAGAGAGGAATCTGGAGGTTGAGACAATCCACCCAatacatgcaggtactttttccttTGCAAAACCCACCAATGTTACCATGGATTCCTTATGGGACTTAGTCGTTAGTTTGGGGCAGTCATTGTTCCCACAGATAAAGGAATTGGAAAAAACAGTATTAGAACAAAAAGAAGAATTGAAAAACTTGAAACAAGAGACTTATAATAAATAATAAGGtggaaaatattgaaaaagatttgttAGGAGTGAAGCAATTACAGACTACCCTTATTGGGGATAATACTAATTTgagaagaaaaattgaaaatttggaaaataattacAGCACTACTAATCTTagattattaaattttccaaaaattccaaTGATTTCCGcaaaagaaatgttgaaaaaatatcTTATGGAAAATTTGAATGTTTCAGAAGAAATGCTTCCTCCTTTTGCACAAGTATTCTATTTATCAGCGAAAGAGAAACGAAGATTTTCCTTCTCTAAAACAGGATCTACAAATGGCCGCTGCTGCAATCCTGGAAACATCATTGAAAGATATAGTAAAACCTGCTACATTAATACTAACTGTGGCTTTATTGCCAGATAGAGACTGGTTactaaaaatgttctttaaaaatagacataaagaatttttgggactgaAGATACAGATGTTCCCGGACGTGACTAAGGACACCCAAAAACGTAGATGACAATTCCTGCTTCTTAAACTAGGAGTAACAATGATAGGAGGCCTTTTTTATtacgatatccctgtaaatgtattgttaaatatagATCCAATACATATGTATTCTTTGACCCATCTCAACTAACAGGGTTCCTCTCTACAAAGCGCCTGGAAGGGGTTAATGAAATAACATCAATAGTAGAGTAATTAGGTAGACTCCACTGTAGTCagatgttttgcttttcttgttaATAATATGACTTATTTCATTAGCACTCACTGGAAATCTTGGATCCATATTATTATTATGGGATTAATAGTATTGATTAAGAATGTTATTGCCTAATTGAGATATTGTTTTGTTCAAAtatgttattttctttttcaatattctgtacaagaggtttcttggaaaaaatgttaaaagtaataaataaataattgaataaaGTACAATTAGCTGGTAGTaatataagaatatccttactgggtcagaccaatggtccatcaagcccaatagcccaccctcacggtggctaatccaggtcactagtatcttgcaaaaaccaaagagtagcaaaattccatgctaccaatctagggcaaacAGGGGCTTCTCCTATATCTCTCAATGGGTAATGTGTAGCTTGTGGTCTTCAGTATTTCATGCACTAGACTCACAATTCTGGCCCATAGAGGGAGTAATTCTGTACAAAACATATATTTCTGCATTATGCAGAATTCTGCCTGGAGTGACTTTATAAACTGGGGTGGTCCCTGCAATTATCCTGGCGGTTTTTGAATTAAACAACTGTTTTCCAGCAGAGAATCATTTTGATAGTCACAAGAGCCATTTTTCAACTGCATTTCATCAGGAACCTGTCTGAATTACACCACTCGGGTCCCCTGACGCAGGGAACGGGACCCCCAAGTCCTGTTTAAGCTAAGTGTTATTTCAAAACATATTATAACACACAGTGACTCTCAAATacgttaaaaatctttattataaAAGTTTTTTTGAGACTGAATTAAGCAATATTCTGTAGAGttagtgatcaaagtttttataaaatcacaatgactggaaggtgaactcttcacccaagggaggtaTTCAAGCCTTCCCTACAGAGTTCTatatctctgagtatttttataaactttattttgatcactctccatgaattttgttaccaatgCGGGTCAGTTGAATGATTTTGATATCATAGCCTATTTCTGACCTCAGGTCTGTAATCATTGTCCCTAAATCTCATAGCAAATTTATATTTGGAAGCACTATGTATGCAAAGTCTTGGTTTTGCTGTGGGAACCAGCTCACAGCTGATGATGACTGCCTCATATTGGTCAAAGACTTTCTACTGgcaactctgaggactttcttaagagatcagactctcacaggtgacccttgaggggcagaatgctggcctagtgcctaaccctcagtaagtctggttctaagagagaggttgtagaggatcagcacccctagctcatttctttacttatagcaacctgtgaactactgtctgcCTCTGGAACAGGGCATtaatttggtaggatttttctgccctattgtttttccctttttttttttttcttctaggtGTAAGTTCTTCTGCACCACGGTATGGCTGGGAAatgtatcaccaaagctgctgctcaagttacaacttctgtctctgtgcagacagaaaatgttacccaggcaaaGGGAGTAGTTCCATGTACAAGCTGTTTTCagtttgaatccctcatgaaggaaggaaaagaactgagagaggagatGGCAAAATTGAGAAGCATTtgtgagaatgagatgtacatcaatgaaatggttcatgaggtgtcaaagatttccagtagTGGGGAAAAAGAGGCTGTACTGaaggaagttcacagcagtaccatCTAAGGTGCCCTAccgctctgttggcatgtctgtgtagctagtccattacaatgctggccccatccatgtccaaatggtctggatttggatgttttgcacttggatgtttctgtggctGAAAATGGTAGATACAAttagaggaagtgacatcatcaagggtgGGAACACAGTAGATGGAAGTCTACAGAACTTGCATAGGCTCCCGAAGAAGTCACCTGAAGCAACTCACAATTCTGGCCCATAGAGGGAGTAATTCTGTGCAAAACACATGTATTTCTGCATTATGCAGAATTCTGCCTGGAGTGACTTTATAAACGGGTGGTCCCTGCAATTATCGAGTATGCATCTGCCCAAGCAGCAGAAGGTCCCTGTTTGTGATGCACCCAGCCCTGTCAATCAATGCAGCTACAATGATAAGCAAGAAAAACATCACAGAGTGGCATTCGCATATATCAAAGAGTAGCATATACCAAAGAATAGCCATCTCAAAGGAAACCGCTATGGCTGCCAATCAGAATCATAAGTAATCCTCTTTTCTCTATTGAGctgcaaagtagagaatgacacggagaccgTTTACTGTGGTAAACTGTCACCACAGTAAATCTTCAGGAATGGAGAcgtgcaactggtttaccgtgGGAATTGGGACAAGACCTTATACTGCCCTGTGGGAGCAGtgaaagtcttgctcctgtggtaaaaaaaaattgcgcacatgtcagactcagcatctcctcttgtgcctattttaccttcaggagccagccatgccatgatgaagatagaaggaacccaaaaccaaagcctgagaccaaagtggtttgaagaataaaattactagacaacaaaaggtagaaaaaattttatattttgtgattagaatatttcagatttgaaatatgtatactgctagagctggtattagatataACTGGAGAGCGCAAAGCCCAGGTTGTGCTTCTttaacttccagctggcttagggctctctctctgaccagtgggcagttgccctagttgcactcccctaacactattcctgtcatgtgtgacttaagtattctgttagcttgatttttctatgtaggattctgtagtaatttggtttgttcaattttcacaatagtggaggggatatttgtgaaagggaagggagagaggggttttgttgatccttgctctgcattatgtgtgtgtataaaatgacaattgtacagaatattgtctttttatactttaataaaataagttcagtataaaatcataactatttgagacttgtgcggatgggatctgacagtttgcagggcagggacaggcaaggatggggactgagctcacggggacggggcgggaatggtgataaatttttccccgtgtcattctctactgcaaagGAATACAGTGCATACCCAGAAGCCTGGGCCGAGGTCTTCCAAGGGCAGGATTTTAGAACAGTGTCACTGactaaagaaaacaaaatgatCAGGCAAGACATTTCTCCTTTCTTGCTGTCAGCTGCACTGTTCTGAATGAATGGGATGCACCAGAGCAGATCTATTGGGCAAGGGTAGACAAGGCCCCCTAAATGACAGCTGTGCCAAAGTTGTAACAGGCTCTGCCCAGCACATCCAATCGATAGTGCTAAGCAAATGACTGGAGCAATGGAAAATTAGGcttataccttcgataatctttctgttagtccctgtaggattccatatgctaggtgctCAATCAAGAAAGCcacaaacttttctgagcacatgttcCACTCCCTTAGGTTGAAAGCTAGCAAACATACtcagttaagtcccaaagccaagcaacatacctggacaaatccatgacaagaGGGTATGAGGGAGGAGCCCCAGCAACATAAGTAATTCTTAAACTGGTTTGcactgcaaaatattaacaattgataaacaggcacaaaggcaactcagaaacatttagaaacaatgtagaactaacctgctgtgtgcaacaagcacCCCAAGAATGGCCTTCGGTGAAGCATACTCACggaaaactccccacaggatctgtcaactgcaatagatgtaatttacttagatttcagcaaagcctttgacacagttcttcataggaggctcttaaacaaatgccgtgggctgaagttagggcccaaagtgatgaactggattagaaactggttgagggACAGAagtcagagggtagtggtaaatggaattcgtTTGGAGGAGGGTCAGGTGAGTGGTGGAATGCCTCAAGGCTCGGTGATGGGACCGAttatgttcaatatgtttgtgagtgacattgctgaatggTTAGAAGGTtaacctttttgtggatgataccaagatttgtaacagagtggacaccctgggGGGAGTggtaaacatgaaaaaggatctgcaaaagttagacgAATGGTCtagtgtctggcaactaaaattcaatgcaaagaagtgtaaAGTAGAGTAATGCAGCTGGGGAGaagaaatccgagggaaccgtATGTACTGGGAGGTGAAAGACTGATAAGCACAGATGAAGAGacggaccttggggtgattgtgtctgaggatctaaagacaTCTAaccagtgtgataaggcggtggtagcagccagaaggatgctaagctgtatagaaagaagcatTAACACCACTCTTATTCacaaactacaactcatccagaacacagccgatAGACTAATCTACAATTTAAAGAAGTTTGACTTAATCacagccttcatcaggcaacttcactggctcccaatattatcccaaataattttcaaaatcgTCATATATCCTACACAGATTCTATATGGAAGCACAGCAGCCCccctcatccaattattctctaatgtttgaTCATTataaaaaagaatccttaacagaattcagcTAAACCTGCCATCTATataatacctccactacaagcaaatttttccctctatgctaacttatctgggtgtaaaaacctggaatgacctaccagaagttatcaggaaagagacaaactatactacattcagaaaaaacttgaagactcacctctttgacaactgTCTCAAtttctgtatagcaccccctTCTTCTAGTCCcctctcttgtttctccattcccccctcccctactactctccccttcctctttgatctgttgccttgagcctgtataggtatgtgtgactcacaaatggaagattagattagattacagtaaccagcagaagaagggaggtgttgatcaatgcccctgtataggtcattggtgaggccgcagTTGGAGTATTGGGTTCAGTTTTGTAggctgtatctggcaaaggatatcaaaagacttgaagcagtccagaggaaggcgattaaaatggtaagaggtttgaaccaaaagaagtatgagaggAGACTGGAAGACCAAAAAATGTATACTCTTgagaggagagacagaggaaatatgatacagacatttaaatacttgaaagacaatatagaaccaaatcttttccagagaagaaaaaatagtaaaactagagggcataatttgaggtttcaGGGAGGAAGGTTTAGGaacaatgttagaaaattcttcttcacagagggggtggtagatgcctggaatgccctccc
Protein-coding sequences here:
- the LOC117353477 gene encoding cytochrome b-c1 complex subunit 7; translation: MAARAPVSASSRLIEGFRKWYYSAAGFNKLGLIRDDLLYEDDDVIEAIRRLPNRVYDERIFRIKRAIDLTVKHHILPKEQWTKYEEDVRYLEPYLKEVIRERKEREEWAKK